CGCCACCGCCTTTCTGGCGCGTTCCGTATCGCTTGCGCCTTACAGGTATCGCACACGCAGCGACTCACGCACATACCTCGGCGACCGCATCGAGCCCTTTTTGATGTTCTCTGGATGAGCGCGAGTTCACGTTTCAACTTtgcccctccgccccccGCGCACGCCATAGAATGCGGTGATGGTTGGTGCCCCGCATGCCTTTACGCGAGCCGCAGCTCTTCTGCTGTGCTGCCCACACCTGCCCGACTTTCCGTTGCGCCCGCTACTTCCCTCCTCCCGACCTCTCGCATCCTGCGCCGCGTAAgcacgcagcacgcacatcaCACCCACGTCGAAAGGAAGATTCCCGTATATCACCTGAGGCTTGGACACGGTGGCGCCTTCTCCAGAAGGAGCCGTGGAACACTTCGTGAGCTCAACTCGGCCACGGACGAACACAGAAACGTGAAGGGATCAGGCTCTCGGAAGCAGGCGCATCTGCGGCCATGCAGCGATGGCCGTGCAGACGGTGTTGTCGCGCGGCAACGTTAGGCTCGCGCACctttgtgcttgtgcgccgTCGTGTGCCGAGCGAATGCatcgcctcttcctcccacgcgtcctccagcgcagcgccgccgcggacaGTGGCGCATCAGCGTTCTTGTATTATCATTCCGCCGGTGGAAAGGCTGACGACGCCACCGAGTCCGCGACTGTCGCGCCGCTATGTTGACTCGCAGACTCTGGACGACGGTAGAACGCAGCAGGCGAATGCACAGGAGCCTGATCATTTTCGGTTTGCCATCAAGAACAGCGAGAGGGGACTGCTCGACCACGGCGTCACCCCCGACGCGATCGCCTTCATCGCTGAGGCCGAAGAGGAGTACCGGGCAAGCTCGTCCTACCTGCACGACCGGCccggtggcgctggcatGCCTGAGTCGGAGACGCACGTGAATGAAGTGACGGGCCAGCAGGTTACCACGACCCGGATTGCGGCGCCGTTCGGGGAGACCTACGTACCCTCCAATCGAGAGCGGTttgcggagcggcagcgcgtgggCGAGTTGAGTCGGCAGCGCGACCTCGTCGACAAGCCATTTATGCTGGacgagcacgcgcagctgaaCCTGCGAAAGGAGCGTCAGCTGTGCGAGCTGCTAGCCTCTCCTATGCCCCAGCTTGCGAAAGCGGACGAGGTGGCGCATTTCCTGCTTAATGGTGTCTACGCACAGAGCCTGGCACTGCAGCCACGGACGTGTGAGTCGGTAATGTTGCTCTACTCTCACGCGAGTTTTCTCCGTCGGCTGGAGGGGCCAACGAAGCAGCTGACGGgccgcgcgcacgacgcAGCCCGGCTGGCAGCCCCGTCTGGCGGGGCAGACATCCCTGCAGTGCCGCGGACGCCGCAGGATGTACCGTTTCTGGATGACATGCGGCGCCTGTACACCCATCAGAAGCGCTGCTTTATCAGTCCGACACCCCTTTCACTGGAGCATCTCATGACAACACTCAGCGTCATTACGGCACCGAGCACGACCGCATTCCATCTCGCCAACCGACTTCTCCTCGATGCGGACAAGTTTGTTCTGCTGCCGACACGCACGACATACACGGCATACTTTACCGTATGCCACGTGAACAACGCGATGCAGTTCGCGATGGCGCGTTACACAGACGCCGtgcaagcgctgcagcttccCGTCGACGCGCCGATGCTGACAGCGCTGCTTAAGGGCTTGAACGAGAGCGGCTACGTAGAGGAGGCGgtttcgctgctgtcgcgaaTGGGGCACGTTGCGGTGTCCACGCCGCTCCTGAATGCGTCGctggagacgctgctgctctcggaGCAGGCGCTCGCTTGCTTCTCCCTCTACGATGCCATGCGTGGGTCCTCGGTGAAGCCGAACGCAGAGACGTACACGCTGCTTTTGCTCGCTTGCGAGAAgtcgcagcagtggcgccgtGTGACGGCAATTCTCGCTGAGATGCAACGCCGCCGTGTGCGTGGTAATGAACAGACGCTAAACCTGCTGCTAAAGGGTCTGTTGCAGGAGCGACTGCACAGTTTTGCCGCCCAGCTATATCACACGATGCTGGCGAAGAAGGTGCCCTTGTGGCCAGCGCTGGAGCTCGGcgtgcggccgctgctgcggtaaACTGAAGCGAGCGAGCGTTGCCTGCACCTGTGAGGTGAATCAGGAGGTACCTCTCGTCTCGGCTCGGctctcccgccctcctcctgcatcgcttctgtttctcttgcgctcccccccccccgcgcaTGCACCGGTACGCTCACATGACACTAAAAGAATTACGAGTTAtcgaagctgctgcgcccgAGCGCCTCTTATACGTGCGCCTGCTTGTGTGGAAGTTAGCATGCTGCGTTCTTTTTCGGGGTTAGGGGCGGAGCTAGCGGCTCTTACTCCCCCTTTGCGTTGTTTCGCGTGCTCGACGTCAAGCCGCATGCACAAGAGCGGGTGGTGGATGGTGGGGCGATGTCACAAGCACCGTATTACTCTTGCCTCTTGAATCGGATGGGCATGCGCTAGTATTTACGCCGGCTAATCGATCCGTGTATGCGCCcatgcgtctgtgtgcgcacTTGTGCACGCGTCTCGGTGGCTCGCGTTTCCTTGCCACTTACgatgctctcctcctccctctcccatGCCCttacacacgcgcacacccgcgccctcggcaccgtcgcACACATCATAACATGCTGCACACAACCATGcatacgcgcgcgcgcctcctccctcatgtctgcgcgcgtgtgtgcgcctgcccGTTCTCGAGCAAACAAACAATGCGGCTGCCATCCCATCGACGGCACGCGCGCCTGCCTCCGACTCTGGCCGAATTCGGAACGCGGCCGCACGAAAGCGATAGAGAGGCGAATCATGTCTGGTGTTCCCATCAAAACGGAGGTAAAGCAGGAGGGGGGTAAGTACGgggccaccgccgctacGCAGGAGTCGAAGCCCGGCATCTTCGCCACCCAGGAGACCCTCGGCGACGTCGGCCGGGAAGATAAGGAAGGCACCTTATATGTCTGCGGAAACTGCACGGCGCAGCTCTATTTCAAGCCAGACTCTCGTCTCGTGTGTCCCATATGCTCTCACATCACCGGCGCCTCGACTGTATTCTACAAAATCCGGACAGAGCCCACGACGTACGATACCGTCTGAGGTAGTCtcgcagagacagagagggccGAAGTGTCTCTCTCGAGAAAGGACTGTGAAGCGAAGCGGCAGGTGAGGAGGATGCGTGCTGCATTGCAGAGGCTTCGAACTCCCGCGCCTGCCTCATCGCGccctttttttcgctgtGTTTTGCTGTCGGGTCGATTGGATTCGATGGCGTACTGCCTGGCCTGGTCCACGTCGGCCCTTCCCCGTACATAAACAAGCAAAACGCGCAAGCTCGATTTCGACACGGTCGCCTCAacagggaggagggctgcagaaaggaaagagggaggcgccGATAGGAAgggttgtgcgtgtgctgccggCCGACATGTGGCAGTCGTCATGGTCACCGCTTTCTGATGCGCCGTGCTTTTTAGCTGCTCTTCTTCGGTGCTTTCACTGTGGACATAGGTGTGCGCGTGAATGTTGCCACAAatagcggcggcggggcaaCACTCGCCccccccaaacacacacacacaccacataCGCTGCATGTGCTCGCGCCGTTTCCGTCCTATAATGTCTCTCTGTTTCCCACTCTCTCACTCGCGCGCACCGGTGGCAACCGCATCGGTCCCTACTCTTTTCAAGGGCGCCAACGGGCATCTCGTTTTGTCTTCCgtggacacacacacacacacataaacgcGTGCACAAGCGCAATCTCCCgtgccccccctcccccgaccGATATGAGCGGGTTTCCAACATCTACGCAGTCGACGGTGGGCCGCGCCGGTACGAAAGacgatggcgcggcggccgcagtgccgcagtgcgtgtgcgccaccTGTATGATGCGGCTGCCGATGCCTCGTTCTTCGTCTGTTTTTGCATCGTTTCAGTGCCCACAGTGCCGCATGAATGGCGTGGACGCGAAGCTCGTCTACACATGCCGCGCGCAGCCGACGGAGCACTCCACGCGATGACGCGTTTGCTGGTACACGGATCGCGCACGGCAAGCGGCCTTTTTCCTTGACCCTCCCCTTCTACCCTCACGTTACTGGCCTGTGTCTCCATAAGATCCCATTGGGGTGGGGGCTTGGACATGTGTAAGAGCCGTAAACAGGAGTGCAAACAAGAAGAGCAACTTGGCCACGATGCGCAGGTGGCGtgtctcctgctgctgctcccttTGACTCCTCCCCGCCTGTGCATGTCCCCtcgctcacgcacacgttGCCAAGAAGCTGTAGCTACTGCGGCAGTGATTATTGGCACATGTTTTTTTGGTCGtgagtctgtgtgtgtgtgtgtgtcaacACCTATCGATGGATGCTGCTCAGCTGCGCTCCTcacctcctctgcctttGCCGCGTGCAATAGAGGACGCCCACACTGTCTTTGTCTGCACGGGCACCTCTTCTAGGCTCGGCTCCTCCCTACCCCGCCCACGCACCCTCCCCGTCACCTTCTCGCGATCGCTTGTCTTCTCTCATCTCGCTTGTGCTCTGCCGCAGAGCAGCACTGATCCACCACTGGCACAGCCGACGACGCATGCGCGACTTCGTCCTATCCCCTTGGCTTTGACTTTACCCCGCCCCACCTGCTCCTCGGACGagcccccctcttccctccccctcccccgcgcgACGTTCTCTTTCACTTTTTCCGTCTGCACCCCCCTTTGTGGACTCGTggctctctttctgtttcgTTTTCTCCGTTGTATTgagccaccgccaccatgtCGATTGAGCTGCTCGTGGAGGCGATCCATGCCTCGCCCATCCGGCTGTCTCTGTGTATCTGTGGTGCAGGCGCCGGCGTGATTCGCCGCCTCACGCGCGTGCCCGAGTGCAGTCGCACCCTGCTCGAAGCCAACGTTCTCTACCATCGCGGTTCGACGCAGAGAACATTAGATGGCCTGCCGCGCCATATCGTCAGCGCTGATGCGGCtcggcagctggcgcagcacgccttTCACACGTCTCGCGCGATCGCCTTTTCCgaggcgcgcgagcagcagcagcagcagcagcacccacaGCCCGCGTCGACGCTACCCGGGCAGACGGCGGCTCTTCTCTTCGGCATTGGTGCAACGTCTGCTGTCAAGACGAGCCGctcacggcgcagcagggacgaggtgcatgtgtgtgtctggggCGGCTCGGTCAGCCTACCGGAGGGCTCCTCCCACcaaagcggcggcagccctGCCATGCTTGGCGCGGTCCGCTACTACCACATGGACATGCCGGACTGGCTGAGCAGGGCGGAGCAGGACGAGCAAGTGGAGCTGGCGGTGCTCCACGCCATTGCGCGCACAGTGGAGTTGTGCATCCCCGGCGAAGCGGAGGTGGTGAGCAGGGACACCAACGCACCTGGTCAGCGCACCTACCCACGGTCTGTGTTTCAAGCTCTGCTGCCCAGCGCTGCAGAAAACGCCTCAGCTCGCGGTGAGGGCGTGCGCGTATCGAGCTCGCCGCCTAGCCTCTCCGTCGTCACGGACTCCGCGCGACTGTGGTCGGTGCCGTCCGAGTCAGCTCCGGAACCGGTGTGCCTGGATCCATCCAGCGAGGTGCGATTGGCACTGCAGAACGTCCTGGGCGCCGGCgtttctgccgctgcgcccgaCGGCAGCGTGCGAGACGTATGCGCTTTGTGGAACCGACACGGCGagttgcgctgcagcggcattTCTCCGTACTCGGCGGCGCCTCGAaacgccgcggaggcggtgatggagcACCAGCAAGAGGGCTGGTACGACCGAAgcgctgcaccagctgcgtCAAGCAAGGTGATCCGCCTTCTCTACCCTGGGTCTTTCAACCCGCTTCACTACGGACACACGGAGCTGGTGCAGGCGGCCACGCGTGTGgtgcgccagcgacggcagcaggaCGTGGAGCAGACCGCTCTACCgacgccggtggtggtgacgtATGAGATTGCCGTGAAGGTGGTGGACAAGGGCGCTATCGAGGTGGATGACCTGGTGCGCCGTGTGCACCAGTTcttgcgccgcggcgagcggGTTGCCGTGACCGCGGCGACTCTCTTTGTGGACAAGGCGAGGCTCTTCCCAGGCCACGGCTTCCTTATCGGCATCGACaccgccgtgcgcgtgctggacCCGAAGCACTACAGCACGAACGAGGACCCAGCGGATGCCGAAGCCGCaatggtggcggcgctgacccGTGACATTGCAGGCAGGGGGTGCTATTTTGTGGTAGGCGGGCGCAAGATGAGCGATCCTGCAGGCTGGCGAGAgctgtcgtcgctgcgcatCCCGGAGAGCGTTCAACACTTGTTCATCGGCATCCCCGCCACGGAGTTTCGCGTAGATGTCAGCTCaacggagctgcgcgcccgGCGCAACGGTTGTGGTGCATGAAGACGCACACTTGGGAGCCGatctcggcggcggcgtcgcacaTTTCCTCGTTGCACTTGATCGGACCCGCACCCCTGTGTATATGCACGGGAGCACATCTATGGCAGCCGCATACGGCCCACTCACTTCTCCTTGCCCCTTCTCCGACATCCTCAGGTCCGTATGagggccgcggccgcgccatCAACGCTTCCGTTGGCTGTTATCTTTCAACGCTTTTGCTTTGGGGTGGGCAAGTGGGTGGGGGGCTCTCTTTCGCatgccttctctcttcatccgtgtgtatgcgtgcatgcgaGTGGACTTGGCGTTGCACGTCCTCCATGCTCTCACATCTTGCCACCCGtcctgctcttcctcttgctATTCTCTTTGTCTACCCCTTGCTTGCAGACTGGTCCCTCGGGTGCGTTGTGACCTCTGCGCTCCCCTCGCTCACGGAGGCGTGGCGTGACGTGgcctggtggtggtggtggtgtcggGCATGTGTGCAGGGCTGCCGAAGTCGCGCGAAGGccacatatatacacacacaagcatacATACGATGAAGCGTCCATCAAACGGCCAAGCCGTGCTTGGCGACGCGAGGCCGGCGGCCTACGtgaaaggggaaggggtaATCTCAGagcttgtctctctctcctctgccctctCCGGCTGTCTGTTTGAACAGTGTATTGGATCATGCAACCGgtggggtgtgtgtgtgtgtgttcgtgctGGCCACGGATTCAAGCCAAAGTGTTCACCGGCAGAGATGTGGGTGGGTCAGTGGCGTACGGCCCCCAGCGTTGCCTCAACCGCCTCCCACTGGCACGCGCCCCCGCGCATGTCCaagacccccccccctcttgTCGTCCCTCTTTCTGGTTTCTGTCGCtggacacgcacgcacctgcttctcctctctccccgtTTGACCTGCTCTTCCTTCCGCCACGTATCGAGCGCTGCCTTGTCCATTTCTtcaacgcgcgcacacacaaacaggactgctgctgctgctgtcctcctcctctgcacaCCGTACATTCAGCTAAAACTTTCCaagagagggcgggggccgTTGGTTTCGTCGCTTCGTGGTACCGCGAAGAGGTGGAAGAGAACAGAGGCACGCCGTGCAGTCGTGTCGCAgtgacacgcacgcacacgcaacacATTTGAAAGCCGAGCGAGACGCAGGAGACGTGGCCGTCGGAGTATTCTTGGGTGATACGCACGCCActctcccgccctccccgtCGACTCCCTCCTCAGCCTCTCTGAGCGTGTTTGTGGGCAGCACTCTTCCCAGTGCCCTTTCCGCTGTTTCGTCAGATTGGGTCGTCTTTGCAGATTActtccccccaccctcccacCCACGATCCGTTGGCGCCGCGACCATGCTGTCGTACAcctctgcgctgctgcgggtgttCAACCGCAAGAACAAGGCCCCGCAGCGCATGTCGAACTTCACCAAGGTAACGAATCTGAACAAAGCCGAAAAGGTGAAGATTGAGACGGTCGATGGCGACGTCGTCAAGGGTCGCGGACGTGTGCACCGCCGCTCGCACAGCGGGCTAAAGGATGCGATTGAAGAAATGGAGCACCCGGCCATCTGGCTATGGTACCCGTGGCGCAAGAACCCGgagccgccgacgccgtacATGCCAtcgcagcgcgcgctcaaGAACATCCACGGCGCCATCTTCACGAATCTCAGCCCTATTCAGAAGAAGAAGCAGGAGCAGATGCTCTACGGCGTGAACATCCCCGAGACGCGAGTCATGCGGtttgagcagcagcacccactCCTCTCGACGGCGCTGAAGCAACTGGATGGGCAGCCGAAGGGCTTCCCGTTCTGGTACAAGAAATACCCGACGCGTCGCCACGCCTATGAGCAGCGCTTCAGCGTACCGACGGAGATGCTAGAGGGCTACAACGACAGCATCAAGAAGGCCTTCAGCATGAGCATGATGACGATCCAAGAGAAGCAGTTTGCACAGGAGGCGATGTACATGGAACGGTACGCTGAGCACGACTTCGACACAACCAGCCCGGCCGTTCTGGCGGTGAAGCGGGCACTGaaggtgcgcgtgctgcgtAACCACTTGCTGACGAACCCGCACAACAACATCGTGAAGACGATCCTGGCAAACACCGAACGGAAGCTAAACCACACCCTTCGCCGGCTTCGCAAGGTGGACTTCAAACGGTACTGGGAGATAATCCGCGACCACGATGTACAGGACGTGCTGCAACCGCCAAACCTCGTGACGTACAGGCAGGGCTCCTACTGGCGGTACGACTGGAACGCAGGGCTGGCGATCAGCACGCAGCTCGCAGACGTGCTTGACCCTCGTGGCCTCAACGGCTGCGTTGAGACGGGCCGCTCCCGTTCCGAGGTGGCTCGAGACCTCGGTCTCTCCTACACCCGCCCGCTTCAGGAAAACGAGAAGAAGCAGCTCTCGGAACAGGCCGTCTACTACGAGCGGCTGGCGAAGTTCAAGATGGAGCAGCCGgaggcggcacgcgcgcaggagCGGGAGCGCTTTGTCCGCAAGTTCTCCGGCATGTTCCTCAAGATGGATATGAAGTCGGGCGTCCCCGACTTTCCCAGCACGTACCGCAAGCTGCTCGGGACGCAGGTGGCGCGGTGGTCGTCGAAACGGCACGGCCCTATGTAAGTCACTCGCCGGCGTTTTGCGCGATTTGCGCTGCgcggcacgtgcgtgtgcgcgctgtcTCGCACAGCAGTCCACCTTGGCGACAAAACTCTTTTCGTCATGTCGCTCTTGTCCCTTcgctgcgtctgtgcgtgtctgcgtgtgtgtgtctcgctCACCGTATCTACACTCTAACCAACTGAACGGAACGAAATGTCTGCAACAGACGAACAAGAGCGAATCCTCGCCGTGTGCGAGGGCTGCGCTGGAGCAACGCCCGCTGCACGCAGCCAGGAAAACAAGAAACGGGATGTGTGCTGTGCTTGAGGGCAGCGCACAAGTTCAAATGGGGACGCCACGTGTGCTGGTGTGAGCCATCGCATTCATTACAAGGCCATCGTCttgttttcgtttcgctTGCTTTCTTCGTGGATGTGAGCGATAACTCTTCCTTCCCTCCGCCCGTCCACCCTCCTCGTTGATCGTTGCCACtggagtgtgtgtgtgtgggtgtgtgctgTACCTTCAGCACagtatacacacacacagacacagagaaaaGTGACCAGGGGCGGGGGGCTCGTGTCGCATCTTTGCTATCCCTCTCgtcgccctccctctgcccATCTCGCATCATCTTCCGTTGATTTTGTGCGGTGCagatacacatgcacacacatacacacacgcataaatacagccagcagctccagaACGCCAACACTCCACGTGAGAGCcccgctgccccccccctccctccgctccaaagagaaggaaaggagaggtcagcatcagcagcgcgtgTCACGTTCTCCGTCGGCTGCCTCGTCTTCGCTCCTCCGGATCGCCTAGGTCCATACGTAcgtggggtggggagcgATGGGGAGCGGCAAGAAAAGCGCAGGGCaggcacacccacacgcacacacacaccgcgcCCTTATCATCTCTCTCGCGTTCTTGTTTTTCTGGTGCCCTTAAAAGATACTTGTACACACGCATAGACAtacatgcgcacgcgtgcgcgtcttgAACGGCCGcctcccacccctcctctcccggcctcgcacacacgcaacgcCGATGCCCGGCGTGCCAGACAAGATACTGGTAGGCCCCACCACGTAcgtgcacctccgccgcaaGCACAGGGACTACTACGTGCCGAACTTTctctgcggcgccgatggGAAGTCAACATCGCCGCGATTGCCGGACGATAGTGAGCACGTGTGGCGCTACAGCGTGTCGAAGGCGCACCACAAcaccgttttctttttcaaTGCGGTAACGCGCAAGTCCGTGTGGGTGCTCCCGGTTGTACACCGCGATGGCCGCACGGAGCCGCTGGGCGAGGGTGAGGCGATGCGAGCCATCTACTCCGATATCGTCGCCGATGGTGTTGAGGCGATACCAGAGGCGACGCTCAGCAGACTCACCAAAGCGCGCGTGCATAAGGAAAAAAGCATGGACGCTCGCGGCAAGCTCGATATTGACGTCACCGACTCACTCAGTTCAACACCTAAATTGGTGTCAGCCGTCGCGGGCCAATCAAAGTCGACGGGGGCTCGCTCTCCTGGCGATCCCCCCTCGGAGACGGCGGCTCCACATGCTGCAGGGCCATCTAACGACTCTGCCGCAGCGCTACAGGTGGTTACACGAGAACGAGTGCACGCATCAGGGCTGCGGGCACGTGaagcagaggcgcagcgcacctcGGCTGCGCCGAGTGCGATagccgagagagagcaccACAGGCCAACATTGCAGGACCGGCTCGCTGCTTGGCGGGCCCGCCAGCACGACCCGGTATCGCCAGCAGAAGgtccgcaccaccaccagcagcagccagccTCGACTGCCGGGGGcccaacggcggcgacgacggagaCGCCCTCAGTTGTTGTCAAAGACCCGTATGCATACACGATATCGTCCACAATGCCGACAGACAAGAAGTGCGAGTCCTCGAGCGCGGAAGGTGCCCTACATAC
The DNA window shown above is from Leishmania donovani BPK282A1 complete genome, chromosome 20 and carries:
- a CDS encoding RNA polymerase subunit, putative; the protein is MSARVCAPARSRANKQCGCHPIDGTRACLRLWPNSERGRTKAIERRIMSGVPIKTEVKQEGGKYGATAATQESKPGIFATQETLGDVGREDKEGTLYVCGNCTAQLYFKPDSRLVCPICSHITGASTVFYKIRTEPTTYDTV